The following is a genomic window from Thermodesulfatator atlanticus DSM 21156.
AAGCCCCCCAGTGAATAGGCATGGCAAAACGTGTTTTCAGTTCGCAGGCGGCTTTTACCGCTTCCTCTGGGCTCAAATGAAAAGGGGCCATGAGCTCCCGCGGAAGATAAGCTCCCGCTGGTAAGAGAGCCAGGTCAAAAGGGCCAAAGAGTTTGCCTATTTCTTCGAAACCGAAGAAATAGCCTGTATCTCCGCCAAAAAATAGCGTAAAGCCGCGGCTCTTAAGGATAAAACCTGCCCAGAGGGCAAAATTTGTGTCTGTTAAGTTTCTCTTTGACCAATGCTGCAAAGGGACTGCGGTAATGGCAAAAGTGTCAGTTTCGTAAGTTTCGAACCAATCAAGTTCAATCAGGGATTCGTGGCGAATATAAAGGGAGGTGTTAAGAGGGGCAACTACGCAAGGATTCCCCGGGATTTTGCGAAAAGACGGTAGATCAAGGTGATCGCGATGGGCATGGCTGTAAAGAACAAAATCTATCTCAGGAAGTTCTTCTGGCAAAAGAGGGGGCAGGGTGTGCCTTTTTACAATGCCGCCTATGTTGCCAAAAATGGGATCAAAAAGAAAGTTAAACCCTTCTAGCCTCACGAATACGGTGTCATGGCCCAGAAAACACACCAACGGCCCCTGAGTTGAAGTGAGGAGATCTTTCATTGGTTTTACTATCGGGATGCGCGGGGTTTCTTTTACAATCAAGTGTGAGAGCTTCCACTTGATAATCTTGGCGAGTTTAGGGGCTTCGTAGGGAAGCCACGGATTTTTAAAGCGACCATCAGGAAGATGATGTAGTTTTGCCCGGGCTATTTCCACAAGAGAAAGTGTTTGAACCGCTTCCATGAAGATACTTTAAACCAAAACCCACTTTTACACAGCTCTTAATGGGTATTAATTTTTTTGTCTTCTTCAAGAAGTTTTTTAATGCGCTCTGCTACTGCAAGAATTGCTCTCGCGGCTTTGGTATTGCGGTCATGGGCAAGTAAGGGTTTTTGCATGCGGATACTTCTGGCCAAGGCAGGATCTTTGGGAATGGCCCCCAGGTAAACGGGATTAATCCCGAGGTAGCGGTCAATAACCCGGTTTAAATGGGAAAAATATTGTGCGCCTTCTTTGGCATCTGCTTGATTGGCAAGTAGCCAGAAGTTTTTCTGCCCGTAATCCCGGTGAAGCACCTTCATAAGGGCGTAGGCATCTGTTATGGAGGTCGGCTCTGGGGTAAAGACCACTATGGTATATTTGGCCAGGCAATTAAACCAAAGCACCGCGGGGCTTATTCCTGCTCCGGTGTCAAATAGCAAGAGATCGTAATTAAGGGCGAGCTGGTTAAGCCCTAGCTCGAGGATGCCCCGCATTTCAGAGTCTGGCTGGGCAAGCTCTACCACTCCTGAGGCTGCAGGCAGGATGTGAAATCCGTATTCTCCTTGGACAACGGCTTCTTTGATGGGGCGGCCTTCAAGAAGCACATGCCTTACCGTTACGTCCGGGGCAAGGGATAACATTACGTCCACGTTGGCAAGGCCAAGGTCCGCGTCAACCAAAAGGACCCGGTATTCTGGTGAAAGTGCGAGAGAAAGGTTTATAGCCAGGGAAGTTTTCCCCACCCCTCCTTTTCCGCTGGTAATGCTAATCATCATATGACCACACTCCTTTAAGGGCTTCGCGTTCTTCAAAGGAAAGGCCTTCAAGTTCGTTTTGCCACAAGACTTTTTCGTCGTCGGTGACAATTTTATTTCGTCCGCTTTCTTTGGCCCGGTAAAGCAAGCGGTCAACTTCTTGCAAAAATTCGTGTGCTGAAATATTGCTACGCGGCCGGTAGGTGGCAACCCCCATGCTTGCGGTAATGGAAAAGGGATTTTTTTCAGGGCCAAAGCGCAGGGAAGCAAGTTCCTGTTTTAAACGATTGGCCGCAGAAAGCGCTCCTTCTGAGCTTGTGCCAGGCAAAATTATGGCAAATTCTTCCCCTCCGTATCGGGCAGGGATGTCGATTTTGCGGATGTTTCTTTTGATAAGGGCGGCAACGCCTTTTAACACTTCGTCGCCTGTTAGGTGGCCGTACTTGTCGTTTACCCTTTTGAAGTGATCAAGGTCCATCAGAATGAGAGAAAAAACGCTTCTTTCGCGGATAGCCCTTTCGACATTTATCTCAAGCTCTTTTTCAAAGAACCGACGATTGTAAAGACCTGTCAGGAAATCAAAAGAGGCCTGATTATGGAGTTCCTCACAAAGGTTACAGAGTTCCTGGATTTTTTCCTTGATTTCAGGGTCCAAGCCGTTTGCTTTTTTTGCTAAAAGGCCTTTTATATCTTGAATTCTTTTCCTGATATCCATCTAGGAGCCTTTTCGACCAATTTATGAAAAAACTAAAGCCCCCCAAAAGCGGGGGCTTAGAACTTAAATGCGGAATTTATGAGCGGCTTCTTCCAGGCGTTTGGCAGCTTTGAGAAGTTCTTCGGCGTCATGATAAAAATTCTTGACAATCTCAGCACTCTGGCTGGTGCTTTCACGCACTGCAATTGTTTTTTCACGGATTTCTCTAGATGCTTCTCCTTGTTGCATGACCCTCTGGGATATTTCGTTCATAACAGAGGTATGTTCTTCTATGGCAGAGGCCACGGAGTTTGCCATGTCATTTACTTGATCTATGATTTTGGCAATGTTTTCTACGGCCTCCATGGCGTCAGCGCTCTGGTTCTGGATGCTTGATAGATTTTCGGCAATTTCCTGGGTGGCTTCTGTTGTTTTCCGGGCAAGATCTTTTACTTCGTTGGCAAC
Proteins encoded in this region:
- a CDS encoding MBL fold metallo-hydrolase, with protein sequence MEAVQTLSLVEIARAKLHHLPDGRFKNPWLPYEAPKLAKIIKWKLSHLIVKETPRIPIVKPMKDLLTSTQGPLVCFLGHDTVFVRLEGFNFLFDPIFGNIGGIVKRHTLPPLLPEELPEIDFVLYSHAHRDHLDLPSFRKIPGNPCVVAPLNTSLYIRHESLIELDWFETYETDTFAITAVPLQHWSKRNLTDTNFALWAGFILKSRGFTLFFGGDTGYFFGFEEIGKLFGPFDLALLPAGAYLPRELMAPFHLSPEEAVKAACELKTRFAMPIHWGAYKLGDEALDDPPKKFKKCALNSELKALISYPGEVVSFEGKTPLFLTPQLSF
- a CDS encoding MinD/ParA family protein, with translation MMISITSGKGGVGKTSLAINLSLALSPEYRVLLVDADLGLANVDVMLSLAPDVTVRHVLLEGRPIKEAVVQGEYGFHILPAASGVVELAQPDSEMRGILELGLNQLALNYDLLLFDTGAGISPAVLWFNCLAKYTIVVFTPEPTSITDAYALMKVLHRDYGQKNFWLLANQADAKEGAQYFSHLNRVIDRYLGINPVYLGAIPKDPALARSIRMQKPLLAHDRNTKAARAILAVAERIKKLLEEDKKINTH
- a CDS encoding GGDEF domain-containing protein, with the translated sequence MDIRKRIQDIKGLLAKKANGLDPEIKEKIQELCNLCEELHNQASFDFLTGLYNRRFFEKELEINVERAIRERSVFSLILMDLDHFKRVNDKYGHLTGDEVLKGVAALIKRNIRKIDIPARYGGEEFAIILPGTSSEGALSAANRLKQELASLRFGPEKNPFSITASMGVATYRPRSNISAHEFLQEVDRLLYRAKESGRNKIVTDDEKVLWQNELEGLSFEEREALKGVWSYDD